A genomic segment from Myxococcales bacterium encodes:
- a CDS encoding DUF885 domain-containing protein, giving the protein MGARETTCAGDERANGEYRARMRWAPFVVFGLAISCGADPLPTSTAPRPSPSASSRVLVTTTSRTPRRDEDELFGAISARFLEQTLELRPDVATSLGDHRRDGHWPDLSEQGDAKERALYDTVSSELDGIDETRLSEEARVDFSILRTQVAFARFSQAELRPLRDNPLEWTALMGDGLDPFVSRDFAPLATRLQSLASRLNGLPTVVEQAKARLGTPSRVHTETAIEQNRGLIALVATGLEEHLNRSPAARGAVAPAAKRAETALRDFQQFLEGTLLPRSTADFRLGPERFEKKLRFVLDDPEVSPRELADSARALLTETRDAMVETALAAWPELMKGPPPKSATAAEKRGLVRSVLAKLAEDRPTNTSIVTEATEMLSAATTFVQSKDLVRIPEEACRVIEMPEYRRGVSIAYCDSTGPLETRQESFYAIAPTPKDWSKDRVTSFYREYNRNMLRNLTVHEAMPGHFLQAMHANRFKSGVRAIYSSGPFVEGWAVYTEWLMAKHGFGGPKTRLMRQKMALRMAANAVLDFGIHAGAMDEKQALALMTEEAFQEEGEAVGKWKRARLTSTQLSTYYYGFREMMRLRLAAEKRPTFAERAFNDGVLAHGSPPMRHLRTLLKL; this is encoded by the coding sequence ATGGGCGCTCGCGAAACCACGTGCGCGGGTGACGAGCGCGCCAACGGCGAGTACCGTGCGCGCATGCGATGGGCTCCCTTCGTGGTCTTTGGCCTTGCCATCTCTTGCGGCGCCGACCCGCTGCCGACCTCGACAGCGCCGCGGCCTTCGCCGTCCGCGTCGTCGCGGGTGCTGGTGACGACGACGTCGCGGACGCCGCGCCGCGACGAGGACGAGCTCTTCGGCGCCATCTCGGCCCGCTTCCTCGAGCAAACGCTCGAGCTGCGCCCCGACGTCGCGACAAGCCTTGGCGACCACCGTCGCGACGGCCACTGGCCCGACCTCTCGGAGCAAGGCGACGCGAAGGAGCGCGCCCTCTACGACACGGTCTCTTCCGAGCTCGACGGCATCGACGAGACGAGACTCTCCGAGGAGGCGCGCGTCGACTTCAGCATCTTACGAACGCAAGTCGCGTTCGCGCGCTTCAGTCAAGCGGAGCTCCGGCCGCTGCGCGACAACCCGCTCGAGTGGACGGCGCTCATGGGCGACGGCCTCGACCCCTTCGTGAGCCGTGACTTCGCGCCGCTCGCCACGCGCCTTCAGAGCCTCGCCTCTCGCCTCAATGGCCTGCCCACCGTCGTCGAACAGGCGAAGGCGCGCCTCGGCACGCCGTCGCGCGTGCACACGGAGACGGCCATCGAGCAAAACCGTGGCCTCATCGCCCTCGTGGCGACGGGGCTCGAGGAGCACCTGAATCGCTCGCCGGCGGCGCGCGGCGCCGTCGCCCCGGCGGCCAAGCGCGCCGAGACTGCGCTCCGAGACTTTCAGCAGTTCCTCGAGGGCACGCTCCTCCCGCGCAGCACCGCCGACTTCCGCCTCGGGCCCGAGCGCTTCGAGAAGAAGCTCCGCTTCGTCCTCGACGACCCGGAGGTTTCGCCGCGTGAGCTCGCCGACAGCGCCCGCGCGCTCCTCACGGAGACGCGCGACGCGATGGTTGAGACGGCCCTGGCGGCGTGGCCCGAGCTCATGAAAGGTCCGCCGCCCAAGAGCGCGACGGCCGCGGAGAAGCGCGGTCTCGTGCGCAGCGTGCTCGCGAAGCTGGCGGAAGACCGCCCCACCAACACGAGCATCGTGACGGAAGCCACGGAGATGCTCAGCGCCGCGACGACCTTCGTACAGAGCAAAGACCTCGTGCGCATCCCGGAGGAGGCGTGCCGCGTCATCGAGATGCCCGAATACCGTCGCGGTGTCTCCATCGCCTATTGCGATTCGACGGGCCCTCTCGAGACGCGGCAGGAGTCGTTCTACGCCATCGCGCCGACGCCCAAAGACTGGAGCAAGGACCGCGTGACGTCCTTCTACCGCGAGTACAACCGCAACATGTTGCGGAACCTCACGGTGCACGAGGCGATGCCGGGGCACTTCCTCCAGGCGATGCACGCGAACCGCTTCAAGTCCGGCGTGCGCGCCATCTACAGCAGCGGACCGTTCGTCGAGGGCTGGGCCGTTTACACCGAATGGCTCATGGCGAAACACGGCTTTGGAGGCCCGAAGACGCGGCTCATGCGGCAGAAGATGGCCCTGCGCATGGCCGCGAACGCCGTCTTGGACTTCGGCATTCACGCCGGCGCCATGGATGAGAAGCAGGCGCTCGCGCTGATGACCGAGGAGGCCTTTCAAGAGGAAGGCGAGGCCGTCGGCAAGTGGAAGCGGGCGCGGCTCACGAGCACGCAACTCTCGACCTACTACTATGGCTTTCGGGAGATGATGCGGTTGCGCCTCGCCGCGGAGAAGCGACCGACCTTCGCGGAGCGAGCCTTCAACGATGGCGTACTCGCCCACGGCTCGCCACCGATGCGCCACCTGCGAACGCTCCTCAAGCTCTGA